From Salvelinus fontinalis isolate EN_2023a chromosome 30, ASM2944872v1, whole genome shotgun sequence, one genomic window encodes:
- the LOC129828544 gene encoding leucine-rich repeat transmembrane protein FLRT3-like, translating into MAAQCKNFLLFLTRVGLLLGLANPLVTSALCPSACRCDGTFIYCNDRGLTSIPTGIPLDATILFLQNNRIKSAGIPADLKRLSNVEKIYLYCNNLDEFPQNLPIGVKELHLQENNIRMITHASLGQIPVIEELHLDDNSVSAVSIEEGAFRDSNHLRLLFLSRNHLSTIPSGLPQTIEELRFDDNRISSISEASLQDLINLKRLVLDGNLLNNRGIGEMAFINLINLTELSLVRNTLTSPPANLPGTSLEKLQLQDNHINRVPAGAFAFLRQLYRLDLSGNNLSSLPHGVFEDLDNLTQLLLRNNPWQCTCRMKWVRDWLRSLPTKVNVRGFMCQGPDKVKGMAIKDLSMDLFDCGGSDLGRGQGDPTFKTSTVSNTLLPSQPQWPSFVTKRPVVRIPDRNKNYRSTTTPSGRKIIRISVKSSSAETVHISWRVSIPLTAMRLSWLKLGHNPSFGSITETIVQGEKKEYLLTALEPESSYRICMVPMETSNIYLTDETPVCIETETSSLKAYKPTTTLNREQEKEPYNNSSLPLAAIIGGAVALLAIIMLAFVCWYVHRNSSLFSRNCTYNKGRRRKDDYAEAGTKKDTSILEIREASFQMIPIHAVPESKEEFVIHTIFPPNGLSLYKSPQSETTISNRSYRDSGIPDSDHSHS; encoded by the coding sequence ATGGCCGCCCAATGCAAGAACTTCCTGCTCTTCTTGACCAGGGTAGGACTACTTCTGGGTCTGGCTAACCCTCTGGTGACCTCCGCCCTCTGCCCCTCGGCCTGCCGGTGTGATGGGACCTTCATCTACTGTAATGACCGAGGCCTCACCTCTATCCCTACCGGCATTCCGCTGGATGCCACTATTCTCTTCCTCCAAAACAACAGGATCAAGAGCGCCGGCATCCCCGCCGATCTGAAGAGGCTAAGCAACGTTGAGAAGATCTATCTGTACTGCAATAATCTGGATGAGTTCCCCCAAAACCTGCCGATAGGGGTGAAAGAGCTGCATCTACAGGAGAATAATATCCGCATGATTACGCATGCGTCGCTGGGTCAGATCCCGGTGATTGAGGAGCTACACCTGGATGATAACTCCGTCTCTGCGGTTAGCATCGAGGAAGGAGCGTTCAGGGACAGCAATCACCTGAGACTACTCTTTCTCTCCAGGAACCATCTGAGCACCATCCCGTCCGGCCTTCCGCAGACCATCGAGGAGCTGCGCTTCGACGACAACCGCATCTCGTCAATATCAGAGGCGTCCCTGCAGGACCTGATCAACCTAAAGAGACTCGTCCTGGACGGGAACCTGCTCAACAACCGCGGCATCGGCGAAATGGCCTTCATCAACCTGATTAATCTCACCGAGCTCTCCCTGGTGAGAAACACCCTAACGTCGCCGCCGGCTAACTTACCTGGAACCAGTTTGGAGAAACTGCAGCTCCAAGACAACCACATAAACCGGGTACCGGCCGGGGCTTTCGCTTTCCTCAGGCAGCTGTATCGGTTGGATCTATCAGGCAACAACCTGAGCAGTCTGCCTCACGGAGTGTTCGAAGACCTGGACAACCTCACACAGCTCCTGCTCCGTAACAACCCGTGGCAGTGTACTTGCCGGATGAAGTGGGTGAGAGACTGGTTAAGGTCGCTGCCGACAAAAGTCAACGTCCGAGGATTTATGTGCCAGGGACCGGACAAGGTCAAGGGCATGGCTATTAAGGATTTGTCCATGGACTTGTTTGACTGTGGAGGATCTGACTTGGGCAGGGGACAGGGGGACCCTACCTTCAAGACCAGCACCGTCTCTAACACCTTACTGCCCTCACAACCCCAATGGCCCTCCTTTGTGACCAAAAGACCAGTGGTGAGAATACCTGACAGGAATAAGAACTACCGCAGTACTACGACGCCGTCAGGAAGAAAGATCATCAGGATCAGCGTGAAGTCGAGCAGTGCAGAGACTGTGCACATCTCCTGGAGGGTTTCTATACCGTTGACTGCCATGAGACTCAGCTGGTTAAAACTGGGTCACAACCCTTCGTTCGGTTCCATCACGGAGACCATCGTACAGGGCGAGAAGAAGGAATACCTCCTAACAGCTCTAGAACCGGAATCCTCGTACAGGATATGCATGGTTCCCATGGAGACCAGTAACATTTACTTGACGGACGAGACACCAGTttgcatagagacagagaccagttcTCTGAAGGCTTACAAACCCACCACCACATTGAACCGCGAGCAGGAAAAGGAGCCTTACAACAATTCCAGTCTGCCTTTAGCCGCGATCATCGGAGGGGCCGTGGCTCTGTTGGCAATAATAATGCTGGCGTTTGTGTGCTGGTACGTGCACAGGAACAGTTCACTGTTTTCCAGGAATTGCACCTACAACAAGGGCCGTCGGAGGAAGGACGATTACGCCGAGGCGGGGACGAAAAAGGATACCTCGATCTTGGAAATACGAGAGGCCTCTTTTCAGATGATCCCTATACACGCAGTGCCCGAGTCCAAAGAGGAGTTTGTGATACATACGATTTTCCCTCCGAACGGATTGAGTCTGTACAAGAGCCCGCAAAGCGAGACCACTATTAGCAACAGAAGCTACAGAGACAGCGGAATACCCGATTCAGACCACTCCCATTCATGA